Proteins encoded by one window of Cydia splendana chromosome 14, ilCydSple1.2, whole genome shotgun sequence:
- the LOC134796945 gene encoding acyl-CoA Delta(11) desaturase-like, which translates to MAPNLKETDLIHLQSYKELQEPLKPKAEKREYTILYHVVLLLAYLHIGALYGVYLGFTSAKWATVVFNIFVYIAGSYGVSAGVHRLWSHRAYKAKMPLQIMLMLMQSLTGQTTIFNWARDHRLHHKYCDTDADPHSSARGLFFSHIGWLLVKRHPECLQKGKEVDVSDLMQNPVVMFQKKYYSILSPLMVFILPTLIPVYFWNESLSNAFHVHLVMVITGANVTFCVNSIAHAFGDKPYDKNMSATKSFPLSFFSSGGHHNYHHAFPFDYRSSEFANDYITFATNFINFFARIGWAYDLKYATPDMIANRASRTGDGTYHHRDE; encoded by the exons ATGGCACCTAATTTGAAAGAAACGGATTTAATACATCTGCAATCATACAAAGAATTACAGGAACCGCTTAAGCCGAAGGCAGAGAAGCGGGAATATACTATATTGTATCACGTGGTACTACTCCTCGCATACCTGCACATCGGAGCGTTATACGGAGTGTACTTGGGATTCACTTCCGCCAAATGGGCCACTGTAGTAttca ACATTTTTGTCTACATAGCGGGAAGTTATGGAGTCTCAGCGGGTGTGCACCGGCTCTGGTCCCACCGCGCCTATAAAGCCAAGATGCCGCTGCAGATTATGCTGATGCTAATGCAATCCTTGACTGGCCAGACCACAATTTTCAACTGGGCTAGGGATCACAG ATTACACCACAAGTACTGCGACACTGATGCCGATCCTCACAGTTCAGCGAGAGGACTATTTTTCTCACACATTGGCTGGTTATTGGTGAAGAGACACCCGGAATGCCTTCAAAAGGGAAAAGAAGTAGACGTATCGGATCTAATGCAAAATCCCGTAGTAATGTTTCAGAAAaa ATACTACTCTATCCTCAGCCCTTTGATGGTGTTCATACTCCCGACACTGATACCAGTGTACTTCTGGAATGAATCCCTATCCAACGCGTTCCACGTCCATCTTGTGATGGTCATAACCGGCGCCAATGTTACGTTTTGTGTCAACAGCATTGCGCACGCTTTCGGCGACAAACCCTACGACAAAAATATGTCCGCGACAAAAAGCTTTCCCTTGTCGTTTTTCTCATCCGGAGGCCATCACAACTACCACCATGCCTTTCCATTTGACTACCGATCTTCTGAATTTGCAAATGATTATATAACATTTGCAACTAATTTTATAAATTTCTTCGCGCGTATCGGTTGGGCGTATGATTTGAAATACGCAACCCCTGATATGATAGCGAATAGAGCGAGTAGAACCGGGGACGGAACTTATCACCACCGTGACGAATGA